From Blastochloris viridis, one genomic window encodes:
- the cas7c gene encoding type I-C CRISPR-associated protein Cas7/Csd2 encodes MTALTKTPLANRYDIVFLFDVVNGNPNGDPDAGNLPRIDPETNVGLVSDVSLKRKIRNYTELAKGEEPGWHIYVQEGAILNEKHREAYKAVRNGNGKADGAKLNPQSDEEARKLTGFMCDNFFDVRTFGAVMSTGINCGQVRGPVQVTFASSVEKILPLEISITRMAATNEKEKADREKGSEGDERTDNRTMGRKYIVPYGLYRAHIFVNAKLAERTGFSEDDLAHLFEALKAMFEHDRSAARGEMASRKVIAFKHANVLGNAPAHALFERVAVRRRSGNDVYDLGDDRLDNQPPARRFSDYEILINRDGLPEGVEIVEVL; translated from the coding sequence ATGACAGCGCTGACCAAGACCCCGCTCGCCAACCGCTACGACATCGTGTTCCTGTTCGACGTCGTCAACGGCAATCCCAATGGCGACCCCGACGCCGGCAACCTGCCGCGCATCGACCCCGAGACCAATGTCGGCCTCGTCAGCGACGTGTCGCTGAAGCGCAAGATCCGCAACTACACCGAACTCGCCAAGGGCGAGGAGCCGGGCTGGCACATCTATGTCCAGGAAGGCGCGATCCTCAACGAAAAGCACCGCGAAGCCTACAAGGCGGTGCGGAACGGCAACGGCAAGGCCGACGGTGCCAAGCTCAATCCCCAAAGCGACGAGGAAGCCCGCAAGCTCACCGGCTTCATGTGCGACAATTTCTTCGACGTGCGCACCTTCGGCGCGGTGATGTCGACCGGCATCAATTGCGGGCAGGTGCGCGGGCCGGTGCAGGTGACGTTTGCGTCGTCGGTCGAGAAGATCCTGCCGCTCGAAATCTCCATCACCCGCATGGCCGCCACCAATGAGAAAGAGAAGGCCGATCGCGAAAAGGGCAGCGAAGGCGACGAGCGCACCGACAATCGCACCATGGGCCGCAAGTACATCGTGCCTTATGGGCTCTATCGCGCCCACATCTTCGTCAACGCCAAGCTGGCCGAGCGCACCGGCTTTTCCGAGGACGACCTCGCTCATCTGTTCGAGGCGCTCAAAGCGATGTTCGAGCACGACCGCTCGGCCGCCCGCGGCGAGATGGCCTCGCGCAAGGTGATCGCGTTCAAGCACGCGAACGTGCTCGGCAACGCGCCGGCCCACGCGCTGTTCGAGCGCGTGGCGGTGCGCCGCCGGTCCGGGAACGACGTCTACGACCTCGGCGACGATCGCCTCGACAACCAGCCTCCGGCACGGCGCTTCTCCGATTACGAGATCCTCATCAATCGTGACGGCCTGCCGGAGGGCGTCGAGATCGTCGAGGTTCTCTGA
- the cas4 gene encoding CRISPR-associated protein Cas4, with product MAALDEPIAISALQHAVYCLRQAALIHIERLWEENRFTAEGRVLHDVAHTAGERKTKGVRRVTALPLASARLNLTGVADLVEFRRDGDGETAFPVEYKRGKPKLHRADEVQLCAQALCLEEMTGRPVPEGALYYAEPKRRTAVLFDADLRRLTEDTAQAFGTLVAEGRTPPAIWRAARCRSCSLIEVCRPKATARSATEFRRRAIEALLDDDLGAGP from the coding sequence ATGGCCGCGCTGGACGAGCCGATCGCGATCTCGGCGCTGCAGCACGCGGTCTATTGCCTGCGCCAGGCGGCACTGATCCACATCGAGCGCCTGTGGGAGGAGAACCGTTTCACCGCCGAGGGCCGCGTTCTCCACGATGTCGCCCACACCGCGGGCGAGCGCAAGACCAAGGGCGTGCGCCGCGTCACCGCGCTGCCGCTCGCCTCGGCCCGGCTGAACCTGACCGGCGTCGCCGACCTTGTCGAGTTCCGCCGCGACGGCGATGGCGAAACCGCCTTTCCGGTCGAATACAAGCGCGGCAAGCCGAAGCTGCATCGCGCCGACGAGGTGCAGCTCTGTGCCCAGGCGCTGTGCCTCGAAGAGATGACCGGCCGGCCGGTGCCGGAAGGCGCGCTCTATTACGCCGAGCCGAAGCGCCGCACCGCCGTGCTGTTCGATGCGGATTTGCGGCGCCTCACCGAGGACACAGCGCAGGCGTTCGGCACGCTGGTGGCGGAGGGGCGCACGCCGCCGGCCATCTGGCGGGCGGCGCGCTGCCGGTCGTGCTCGCTGATCGAGGTGTGCCGGCCGAAAGCCACCGCGCGCTCGGCGACCGAGTTTCGCCGCCGGGCCATCGAGGCGCTGCTCGACGATGATCTCGGGGCCGGGCCGTGA
- the cas1c gene encoding type I-C CRISPR-associated endonuclease Cas1c translates to MKKLLNTLYVTTEGAGLRKDGENLVAEVDGAERARLPLHRIGSVVAVGAVYVSPALIGALARGGIALVLLDRQGRFEARVEGPVSGNVLLRRAQYRAAEQPEEIVRSIVSAKVANQRAVLQRALRDHGDDFAPERRSAVEAAVERLARILRRVAFEAGGVDVLRGAEGEAANLYFAVFDDLIRVPDPALRFRGRSRRPPLDAVNALLSFLYTLLTHDCRAAAEANGLDPAVGFLHRDRPGRPSFALDLMEELRPVLADRLALSLINRRQLSTRDFETRDGGAVLLTDAARKTVLTAWQERKKEERRHAFVDEVAPLGLVPHLQAQLLARHLRGDLDAYPPWFWK, encoded by the coding sequence GTGAAGAAGCTGCTCAACACGCTCTATGTCACCACCGAGGGTGCCGGCCTGCGCAAGGACGGCGAGAACCTGGTGGCCGAGGTCGACGGCGCCGAGCGCGCGCGGCTACCGCTCCATCGCATCGGCTCGGTGGTGGCGGTCGGCGCGGTTTACGTCTCGCCGGCCCTGATCGGCGCGCTGGCGCGCGGCGGCATCGCGCTGGTGCTGCTCGACCGCCAGGGCCGCTTCGAGGCGCGCGTCGAAGGGCCGGTGAGCGGCAATGTGCTGCTGCGCCGCGCACAGTACCGCGCTGCCGAACAGCCGGAGGAGATCGTGCGCAGCATCGTTTCCGCCAAGGTGGCCAATCAGCGCGCGGTGCTGCAGCGCGCGCTGCGCGACCACGGCGATGATTTCGCGCCGGAACGACGGTCGGCAGTGGAGGCCGCGGTCGAGCGGCTGGCGCGCATCCTGCGGCGGGTGGCGTTCGAGGCCGGCGGCGTCGATGTGCTGCGCGGCGCGGAAGGCGAGGCCGCCAACCTCTATTTCGCGGTGTTCGATGATCTTATCCGCGTGCCCGACCCCGCGTTGCGCTTTCGCGGACGCAGCCGGCGGCCGCCGCTCGATGCGGTCAACGCGCTGTTGTCGTTCCTCTACACGCTGCTCACCCATGATTGCCGCGCCGCCGCCGAGGCCAACGGGCTCGACCCGGCAGTGGGGTTCCTGCATCGCGATCGGCCGGGCCGGCCGAGCTTCGCGCTCGATCTGATGGAGGAGTTGCGCCCGGTGTTGGCCGACCGGCTGGCGCTGTCGCTGATCAACCGCCGCCAGCTTTCGACGCGGGACTTCGAAACTCGCGACGGTGGCGCGGTGCTGCTCACCGACGCGGCGCGGAAAACCGTGCTGACCGCCTGGCAGGAACGCAAGAAGGAGGAGCGGCGTCATGCCTTCGTCGACGAGGTCGCGCCGCTCGGCCTCGTGCCGCATCTGCAGGCGCAGCTTCTGGCGCGTCATCTGCGCGGCGACCTCGACGCCTATCCGCCTTGGTTCTGGAAATGA
- the cas2 gene encoding CRISPR-associated endonuclease Cas2, giving the protein MLVLVTYDVRTSDAGGTKRLRRVAKACRDYGQRVQYSVFEIEVDPAQWAALRARLEAVIDPAHDSLRYYHLGANGQRRVEHVGAKPNLDLDGPLIV; this is encoded by the coding sequence ATGCTGGTTCTGGTCACCTACGACGTCCGGACGTCCGATGCCGGCGGGACAAAACGTCTGCGCCGGGTGGCGAAGGCCTGCCGCGACTATGGACAGCGCGTGCAGTATTCGGTGTTCGAGATCGAGGTCGACCCGGCGCAGTGGGCAGCGCTCCGCGCGAGGCTGGAGGCGGTGATCGACCCGGCCCATGATAGCCTGCGCTATTATCATCTTGGCGCCAACGGGCAGCGCCGGGTGGAGCATGTCGGCGCCAAGCCCAACCTTGATCTCGACGGACCGCTGATCGTCTGA
- a CDS encoding TetR/AcrR family transcriptional regulator gives MKHRGEAAAGHPGGQGERCASAAGPTAQQRGRGRPKRMSDAEQAVAIARQARDLFVEKGYARTTMEDIVARCRISKSTLYRLFPNKTEVFGAVVDDHRQDMLALPGEYDDLAIDEALARIFRIEIDDEADRERMALIRFVVVEAREFPELRALLRERGGERSREDLARWLEMQRMRGRIDVADANVAAKALMDLMFGAVALKLQGCDPEWPDRQERIRYLRSCIGLFTRGILPR, from the coding sequence GTGAAACACCGCGGCGAGGCCGCCGCCGGGCATCCCGGCGGCCAAGGGGAGCGGTGTGCCTCGGCGGCCGGCCCGACTGCGCAACAGCGCGGCCGCGGACGGCCGAAGCGGATGTCGGATGCGGAGCAGGCCGTGGCGATCGCCCGTCAGGCGCGCGATCTGTTTGTGGAAAAAGGGTATGCCCGCACGACGATGGAGGACATCGTCGCGCGCTGCCGCATCTCCAAGAGCACGCTCTACCGGCTGTTTCCCAACAAGACGGAGGTCTTCGGCGCGGTGGTCGACGACCACCGCCAGGACATGCTCGCCTTGCCGGGCGAGTATGACGACCTGGCAATCGACGAGGCGCTGGCCCGGATATTCCGGATCGAGATCGACGACGAGGCCGATCGCGAGCGGATGGCTCTGATCCGCTTCGTTGTCGTCGAGGCGCGGGAGTTCCCCGAACTGCGCGCGCTGCTGCGGGAGCGCGGCGGTGAACGATCGCGCGAGGACCTCGCCAGATGGCTGGAGATGCAGAGGATGCGCGGCCGTATCGATGTGGCCGATGCCAATGTCGCAGCCAAGGCCCTCATGGACCTGATGTTCGGGGCGGTGGCCTTGAAACTTCAAGGCTGCGATCCTGAGTGGCCGGACCGCCAGGAGCGCATCCGCTATCTTCGCAGCTGCATCGGCTTGTTCACGCGCGGAATTCTGCCTCGGTGA
- a CDS encoding efflux RND transporter periplasmic adaptor subunit, which translates to MTAGARPAIGLALACMLSACDSQDGSGPSGAAARRPQVSVVTLHPQSVTITAELPGRTTASLVAEVRPQVGGIIQTRLFQEGGEVKEGDALYRIDPASYQAASDSALAALQKAQAAVPSAQAKVERYQGLIKQNAVSKQDLDDAVASLAQARADVASAKATVETARINLDYTTIRAPISGRVDKSTLTPGALVTASQETALTTIRKIDPINVDVTQSSTNLLNLRQAIAAGRIKISGANISVKLKLENGTIYPLAGKLEFAESSVSETTGTYSVRAEFPNPDRLLLPGMYVRALIEEGVADNSFLVPQRAVSRNTKGEPTALFVNGDGKVEERVLTIGQSVGNSWLTSGGVADNDRIIVEGSQLVRPGQAADAVEAIIDETTGEVRERRQGSIPAHEHMRTARNSANGPSADGPAAAAKD; encoded by the coding sequence ATGACCGCCGGAGCCAGACCCGCAATCGGCCTGGCCCTGGCTTGCATGCTGTCCGCTTGCGACAGCCAGGACGGCTCCGGGCCGAGCGGGGCCGCGGCGAGACGGCCGCAGGTGAGCGTGGTGACGCTGCATCCGCAATCCGTCACCATTACTGCGGAGCTGCCGGGACGCACCACCGCTTCGCTCGTCGCCGAAGTACGCCCCCAGGTCGGCGGCATCATCCAAACGCGGCTGTTCCAGGAGGGTGGCGAGGTCAAGGAAGGCGACGCGCTGTATCGGATCGACCCGGCGAGCTATCAGGCCGCCAGCGACAGCGCCTTGGCCGCCCTGCAGAAGGCGCAGGCCGCCGTGCCGAGCGCCCAGGCAAAGGTCGAGCGCTACCAGGGCCTGATCAAGCAGAACGCCGTCAGCAAGCAGGATCTGGACGATGCCGTCGCCTCGCTCGCGCAAGCGCGGGCCGACGTCGCCTCGGCCAAGGCGACGGTCGAGACCGCCCGGATCAATCTCGATTACACCACGATCCGGGCGCCGATCTCCGGGCGGGTGGACAAATCGACCTTGACGCCCGGCGCCCTGGTGACGGCAAGCCAGGAGACCGCGCTGACGACGATCCGCAAGATCGACCCGATCAACGTGGACGTCACCCAATCGAGCACCAACCTGCTCAATCTGCGCCAGGCGATCGCGGCCGGCCGCATCAAGATCTCGGGCGCGAATATCAGCGTCAAGCTGAAGCTCGAGAACGGCACGATCTACCCGCTTGCCGGCAAGCTCGAATTCGCCGAGTCGTCCGTCAGCGAGACGACCGGCACCTATTCGGTCAGGGCCGAGTTTCCCAACCCCGACCGGCTGCTGCTGCCCGGCATGTATGTGCGCGCCCTGATCGAGGAAGGGGTGGCCGACAACAGCTTCCTGGTGCCGCAGCGGGCCGTCTCCCGCAACACCAAGGGCGAGCCGACCGCGCTCTTCGTCAATGGCGACGGCAAGGTCGAGGAACGTGTCCTCACCATCGGCCAGAGTGTCGGCAACAGCTGGCTCACCAGCGGCGGGGTCGCCGATAACGACCGCATCATCGTCGAAGGCTCGCAACTCGTGCGTCCGGGCCAGGCCGCCGATGCCGTCGAGGCCATCATCGACGAGACCACCGGCGAAGTGCGCGAACGCAGGCAGGGCTCCATTCCCGCGCATGAACACATGAGGACGGCCCGCAACAGCGCGAATGGCCCGTCCGCTGACGGGCCTGCCGCCGCGGCGAAGGACTGA